CTTCGCGTCCGGCAACGCTCGCATGTTCGCCATAGTTCGTCAAGAGTGTGAAAACTTCGCATGAGCAGCAGGATGCTCGCCACCGAGCGCCGCGCGTCGCCACAATGCGGCGCAGTGGACGAGAACACGCTGCTCTCTCGCAAGGAACTGGCCGCCGTCCTGACCGTGTCGGCCAGGACCGTGGACCGGTGGATTCGGGACGGCACCGGCCCACCGGCCACGGTGCTGCCGTCCGGGCGGCGCCGCTGGCGCTGGGGCGACGTCCAGACGTGGCTACGCGAGCGCCGCGAGCGACCCGGTGGCCCCGAGCCGAGTCCGGCCGAGTAGAACCCCAACCCCGGGCCGGCTTCCGTGTAGGTCGGTTCAACCTGTCACGCGGGCGACCGATAGGCACTACGTAGCCCTTGGTGATACGGTCAT
This genomic interval from Actinomycetes bacterium contains the following:
- a CDS encoding helix-turn-helix domain-containing protein, translated to MSSRMLATERRASPQCGAVDENTLLSRKELAAVLTVSARTVDRWIRDGTGPPATVLPSGRRRWRWGDVQTWLRERRERPGGPEPSPAE